One region of Cheilinus undulatus linkage group 4, ASM1832078v1, whole genome shotgun sequence genomic DNA includes:
- the LOC121509091 gene encoding tripartite motif-containing protein 16-like, whose protein sequence is MAQKGVQLDQETFSCSICLDLLKDPVAATCGHSFCMDCIKTHWDKEDEKRIYSCPQCRHSFASRPVLVKNTMLAALVEELKKTGLQAAPDDRCYAGPEDVACDFCTGRKMKACASCLQCLASYCEKHLQPHFEVAPLKKHKLVEPSKKLQQSICSRHDEVMKMFCRTDRQPICYLCSVDEHKGHDMVSAAAERTERQKELEVSRQTIHQRIQDREKDVKLLQQQEEAINRSADEAVEESEKIFTELILLMEKRRSDVKQQVQSQQETEVSRVKELRGKMEREIAELKRKDAELKTLAQTQDHNQFLRDFPSLSQLSEPADPTSINIRPLRYLDSVTAALSEVRDELQDALREEWTNISQTVTKVDVLLSGSEPKTRAEFLKYSCDITMDPNTLNRNLLLSEGNRRVTHVAEKQFYSGHPDRFTFWSQVLSKESLTGRCYWEVEKREGLCVAVAYSSIRRAGVSNLCVFGRNDRSWALECDNKSYNFWYNNIKTPVRGPLCSRFGVYLDHRAGILSFYSVSKTMTLLHRVQTTFTEPLHAGLWLGYCSHGDAAEFCKLK, encoded by the coding sequence ATGGCGCAGAAAGGAGTTCAACTCGACCAGGAAACTTTCTCTTGTTCGATCTGTTTGGATCTACTGAAGGATCCAGTGGCTGCTACCTGTGGACACAGCTTCTGCATGGACTGCATTAAAACCCACTGGGACAAAGAGGATGAGAAGAGAATCTACAGCTGCCCTCAGTGCAGGCATAGCTTCGCATCAAGGCCTGTCCTGGTGAAAAACACCATGTTGGCAGCTCTAgtggaggagctgaagaagaCTGGACTCCAAGCTGCTCCTGATGATCGCTGCTATGCTGGACCTGAAGATGTGGCCTGTGACTTCTgcactgggagaaaaatgaaAGCCTGTGCGTCCTGTTTGCAATGTCTGGCTTCTTACTGTGAGAAACACCTTCAGCCACACTTTGAAGTAGCTCCATTAAAGAAACACAAGCTGGTGGAGCCGTCTAAGAAGCTCCAACAGAGCATCTGCTCTCGTCATGATGAGGTGATGAAGATGTTCTGCCGCACTGACCGACAGCCTATCTGTTACCTCTGCTCCGTGGATGAACACAAAGGCCACGACATGgtctcagctgcagcagagaggacagagaggcAGAAAGAGCTTGAGGTGAGTCGACAAACCATCCACCAGAGAATCCAGGACAGAGAGAAGGATGTGAAGCTGCTTCAACAGCAGGAAGAGGCCATCAATCGATCTGCAGATGAAGCAGTGGAGGAGAGTGAGAAGATCTTCACTGAGCTGATCCTCCTCATGGAGAAAAGGCGCTCTGATGTGAAGCAGCAGGTCCAATCGCAGCAGGAAACTGAAGTGAGTCGAGTCAAAGAGCTTCGGGGGAAAATGGAGCGGGAGATCGCTGAGCTGAAAAGGAAAGACGCTGAACTGAAGACGCTGGCACAAACACAGGATCACAACCAGTTTCTACGTGACTTCCCTTCACTGTCACAGCTCAGTGAGCCTGCAGACCCAACCAGCATCAACATCCGTCCTCTGAGGTATTTGGACAGTGTGACCGCAGCTCTGTCAGAAGTCAGAGATGAACTACAGGACGCTCTGAGAGAGGAGTGGACAAATATCTCACAGACAGTGACTAAAGTGGATGTTTTGTTGTCAGGATCAGAGCCCAAAACCAGAGCTGAGTTCTTAAAGTATTCATGTGACATCACAATGGATCCAAACACACTAAACCGAAATCTTTTATTATCTGAGGGGAACAGAAGAGTGACACATGTGGctgaaaaacagttttattctgGTCACCCAGATAGGTTCACATTTTGGAGTCAGGTCCTGAGTAAAGAGAGTCTGACTGGACGTTGTTACTGGGAGGTGGAGAAGAGAGAAGGGCTTTGTGTCGCAGTCGCATACAGCAGTATCAGGAGAGCGGGGGTCTCCAATCTTTGTGTATTTGGACGCAATGACAGATCCTGGGCGTTAGAGTGTGACAATAAAAGTTATAACTTTTGGTACAATAATATTAAAACTCCTGTTCGTGGTCCTCTGTGCTCCAGATTTGGAGTTTACCTGGATCACAGAGCAGGTATCCTGTCCTTTTACAGCGTCTCTAAGACTATGACTCTCCTCCATCGAGTCCAAACCACATTCACTGAGCCTCTACATGCTGGACTCTGGCTCGGTTACTGCTCTCATGGAGACGCTGCTGAGTTCTGTAAGCTGAAATAG